CCACCGCCTTCGACGTGCTCGACTTGCCCGTGCCGGAGGGGCCGTCGATGGCGACAATCACTGCCGGGGCGCTTTCCACTGTGGGGACCTTCCTGGGCCGGGGTGGTGGTGGGGGCGTGACGGTGCCCCGCACAAGGTTACTGGGTGCGGGTCACCCGGCCGGCCCACCCGCCGGGCGCCGACCGGCTGCGGCGGGCCGTCCGGCGTTCGAGCACGACAGCGTCCCCGCCTCGGCCCGAACGCCTACTGCCGCAGCGCCCATCCCCGGTCCCGCAGCGCGGCGCTCAGCACGGGCGCCGCCTTCGGCTCCACCATCAGCTGCACGAGACCCGCCTGCTGCCCGGTGGCGTGCTCGATCCGTACGTCCTCGATGTTGACCCCGGCCTGCCCCGCGTCCGCGAAGATCCGGGCCAGCTGGCCGGGCTGGTCGTCGATGAGCACCGCGACGACCTCGTACGTGCGGGGCGCGGAGCCGTGCTTGCCGGGCACGCGGATCTGCCCGGCGTTGCCCCGCCGCAGCACGTCCTGGATGCCGGAGGTCCCCTCGCGGCGCTTGGCCTCGTCGGAGGACTGCAGGGCGCGCAGCGCCCGCACGGTCTCGTCCAGGTCGGCGGCGACGTCGCTGAGCAGGTCGGCGACCGGTCCGGGGTTCGCGGAGAGGATGTCGATCCACATCCTCGGGTCGGAGGCGGCGATCCGGGTCACGTCCCGGATGCCCTGCCCGCACAGCCGTACGGCCGCCTCCTCGGCGTGCTCCAGACGCGCGGCGACCATGCTGGACACCAGGTGGGGCATGTGCGAGACGAGGGCCACGGCCCGGTCGTGGGCGTCGGCGTCCATGACGACCGGGACGGCCCGGCAGTGCGAGACCAGTTCGAGGGCGAGGTTCAACACCTCGGTGTCGGTGTCCCTCGTGGGGGTGAGCACCCAGGGGCGGCCCTCGAAGAGGTCGCCGGTGGCGGCCAGCGGCCCGGACTTCTCGCGGCCGGACATGGGGTGCGTGCCGAGGTAGCGGGTCAGGTCCAGTCCGCGTGCCTCCAGCTCGCGGCGCGGGCCGCCCTTGACGCTGGCGACGTCGAGGTAGCCGCGGGCGAGTCCGCGCCGCATGGCGTCCGCGAGCACCGCGGCGACGTGCGCGGGCGGGGCGGCGACGATCGCGAGGTCCACCGGCCCCTCGGGCGCCTCGTCCGTGCCGGCGCCGAGCGCCGCCGCCGTGCGGGCCTGCTCGGGGTCGTGGTCGGCGAGGTGGACGACGACACCGCGCTGGGCGAGGGCCAGGGCGGCGGAGGTGCCGATGAGCCCGGTGCCGATGACGAGTGCGGTCCTCACTGGGCGATGTCCTTGCGCAGGGCGGCCGCGGCACCGAGGTAGACGTGGTTGATCTCGGCGCGCGGCCGGTCGGAGTCGATGTGCGCGAGCACGCGGACGACCCGGGGCATCGCGCCCTCGATGTCCAGTTCCTGGGCGCAGATCAGCGGCACGTCCAGGATGCCGAGCTTGCGGGCGGCGGCGGCCGGGAAGTCGCTGTGCAGATCGGGCGTGGCCGTGAACCAGATGCTGATCAGGTCGTCGGTGGTCAGCCCGTTCCGTTCCAGGACGGCGGTGAGCAGGGCCCCGACCTGCTCGTCCATGTGGGCGGCCTCGTCCCGTTCGAGTTGGACGGCGCCCCGGACCGCTCGTACCGCCACGGCGATGCTCCTTGCTGGTGTGCGAAAACGGCTTTCGTCCATCAAGCCTAGTCAGCACGGTGCGGACAGGTGCGGGGCGCTCGCCCGCTGAGACGGAGCAGCCGCGCGCGGCGCGGGAGTCAGAGGTCCCAGAGCGCGCCGAGCGTCACCAGTTCGCTCCGGTACTCGATGCGGTCCGCCCACTGCGCGGGCCAGGCGTCGGCGCCGAGGTACGCGCCCGCGAAGGCCCCGGCGAGACACGCGAGGGAGTCCGAGTCACCGGAGGTGCACGCGGCCCGGCGCAGGGCGGTGAGGGGCTCGTCCACGAACAGCAGGAAGCACAGCAGCCCCGTGGCCAGAGCCTCCTCGGCGATCCAGCCCTGCCCCGTGGCCAGGCACGGGTCGGTCTCCGGCGAGATCGTCCGTACGGCGTCCCGCAGCCGGTCGAGCACGCCGAGGCACTCGTCCCACCCGCGCGCGATGAACCGCTCCGGCGTGGCGTCCTCGGCCCGCGTCCACAGATCGCCCAGCCAGCGCTCGTGGTAGTGCTCGCGGTTCTCGTAGGCGTACGACCGCAGCAGCCCGACCAGTCCGGTCGGCTCGGCGCCCTGCGCGAGCAGTCGCACGGCGTGCGCGGTGAGGTCGGAGGCGGCCAGCGCCGTCGGATGCCCGTGCGTGAGGGCGGCCTGCAACTGGGCTGCTCCTGCGCGCTGTTCGTCGCTCAGCCCGGGGACCAGGCCGATCGGCGCGACGCGCATGTTGGCGCCGCAGCCCTTGGAGTGGATCTGGCTGGCGTCCTGCCAGCGCCGGTCCGGCTGCTCCAGCAGGACGCAGGCCCGGATGCAGGTGTTGCCGGGAGCCCGGTTGTTCTCCGGCGAGCGGTTCCAGGCGATGAACTCCCGCCGCACGGGCTCGGCCAGTTCGGCGGGCCCGAGGACGCCCCGGTCCATGGCCGTCCGCAGCCCGCGCCCCAGCGCCAGCGTCATCTGCGTGTCGTCGGTGACGATCGCGGGCGTGGGCAGTTCCATCCCCCGCCAGGGGCCGCACGTGGCGAGGATCGACGGCACGTCGTGGAACTCGGTCGGGAAGCCGAGCGCGTCGCCGAGGGCGAGGCCCAGCAGGGAGCCGGTGGCGGCGCGTTTGCGGACGGTGGTCGTGGTCATGCGGGGCGTCCTTCCCGGGACGGGCGGAGGAGGGGCGGGTGCAGGGCGGCGGCGCCGCCCGCGCGGTAGAGGGCGGCGGGTTTGCCGCGGCCCTTGGTCAGGCGCGCGGCGCCGGGCACCGGTTCGACGAGGCCGGGGGTGGCGAG
This region of Streptomyces chromofuscus genomic DNA includes:
- the aroH gene encoding chorismate mutase; the encoded protein is MAVRAVRGAVQLERDEAAHMDEQVGALLTAVLERNGLTTDDLISIWFTATPDLHSDFPAAAARKLGILDVPLICAQELDIEGAMPRVVRVLAHIDSDRPRAEINHVYLGAAAALRKDIAQ
- a CDS encoding ADP-ribosylglycohydrolase family protein → MTTTTVRKRAATGSLLGLALGDALGFPTEFHDVPSILATCGPWRGMELPTPAIVTDDTQMTLALGRGLRTAMDRGVLGPAELAEPVRREFIAWNRSPENNRAPGNTCIRACVLLEQPDRRWQDASQIHSKGCGANMRVAPIGLVPGLSDEQRAGAAQLQAALTHGHPTALAASDLTAHAVRLLAQGAEPTGLVGLLRSYAYENREHYHERWLGDLWTRAEDATPERFIARGWDECLGVLDRLRDAVRTISPETDPCLATGQGWIAEEALATGLLCFLLFVDEPLTALRRAACTSGDSDSLACLAGAFAGAYLGADAWPAQWADRIEYRSELVTLGALWDL
- a CDS encoding prephenate dehydrogenase — encoded protein: MRTALVIGTGLIGTSAALALAQRGVVVHLADHDPEQARTAAALGAGTDEAPEGPVDLAIVAAPPAHVAAVLADAMRRGLARGYLDVASVKGGPRRELEARGLDLTRYLGTHPMSGREKSGPLAATGDLFEGRPWVLTPTRDTDTEVLNLALELVSHCRAVPVVMDADAHDRAVALVSHMPHLVSSMVAARLEHAEEAAVRLCGQGIRDVTRIAASDPRMWIDILSANPGPVADLLSDVAADLDETVRALRALQSSDEAKRREGTSGIQDVLRRGNAGQIRVPGKHGSAPRTYEVVAVLIDDQPGQLARIFADAGQAGVNIEDVRIEHATGQQAGLVQLMVEPKAAPVLSAALRDRGWALRQ